One genomic region from Gossypium hirsutum isolate 1008001.06 chromosome D13, Gossypium_hirsutum_v2.1, whole genome shotgun sequence encodes:
- the LOC121224994 gene encoding agamous-like MADS-box protein AGL80: MSRKKIKLAYITNDSARKTTYKRRTKCLVKKVRELTTLCGIEGFAVMNSPDFGSQVEVWPSLEDARRLLSDFKKLPLSKQNKKMVNQESFLEQSLAKATQQLRKLREKNRQKELKEVMFESLSGKGILQSLNAMDLDEVDLLVKQNLTDIDYRVRVLTKASRS, encoded by the coding sequence ATgtctagaaagaaaataaagcttgcctACATTACCAATGATTCAGCAAGGAAAACTACCTACAAGAGAAGAACCAAGTGTCTGGTGAAGAAGGTGCGTGAACTCACTACCCTTTGTGGGATTGAAGGTTTTGCTGTTATGAACTCTCCTGATTTCGGCTCTCAAGTGGAGGTATGGCCGTCCCTCGAGGATGCCCGACGCTTGCTTTCCGATTTCAAGAAGCTGCCCCTGTCGAAACAAAACAAGAAGATGGTTAACCAAGAGAGTTTCCTTGAGCAAAGCTTAGCCAAAGCTACTCAACAGCTTAGGAAACTGCGCGAGAAGAATCGCCAGAAGGAGTTGAAAGAAGTCATGTTCGAAAGCCTGAGTGGAAAAGGGATATTGCAGAGTTTGAATGCGATGGATTTGGATGAGGTGGATCTATTGGTTAAGCAAAACTTGACGGATATTGACTACAGGGTTCGTGTGCTTACTAAAGCGTCTCGTTCCTAA
- the LOC107890167 gene encoding agamous-like MADS-box protein AGL80 has translation MSRKKMKLAYITNDTKRKTTYKKRTKGLVKKVRELTTLCKIEACAIILSPDFDSQLEVWPSHAGAQQLLSEFKKLPQSIRNNKMVNQESFLKQRIAKATQQLKKRRNENRQKDLKKFMFQSLSGKGILQSMNVKDLNEVGVFVEQNLKDIDKRVRVLTNESRS, from the coding sequence ATGTCTAGAAAGAAAATGAAGCTTGCCTACATTACCAATGATACAAAAAGGAAAACTACCTACAAAAAAAGAACCAAGGGTCTGGTGAAGAAGGTGCGTGAACTCACTACCCTTTGTAAGATTGAGGCTTGTGCTATTATCCTCTCCCCTGATTTCGACTCTCAACTAGAGGTATGGCCATCCCACGCAGGTGCCCAACAGTTGCTTTCTGAGTTCAAGAAGCTGCCCCAGTCGATACGAAACAATAAGATGGTTAACCAAGAGAGTTTCCTCAAGCAAAGAATAGCCAAAGCTACTCAACAGCTTAAGAAACGACGCAATGAGAACCGTCAGAAGGATTTGAAAAAATTCATGTTCCAAAGCCTGAGTGGAAAAGGGATACTTCAGAGTATGAATGTGAAGGATTTGAATGAGGTCGGTGTGTTTGTTGAGCAAAACTTGAAGGATATTGACAAAAGAGTTCGTGTGCTTACTAATGAGTCTCGTTCCTAA